One genomic segment of Arachis duranensis cultivar V14167 chromosome 4, aradu.V14167.gnm2.J7QH, whole genome shotgun sequence includes these proteins:
- the LOC107482406 gene encoding kinesin-like protein KIN-12B has translation MKHFMLPKNASLRDASAAELPKQRPSNSRKHKPSKENDPPSDPNIFALAASDSKPSPAKLKSPLPPRPPSSNPLKRKLSADAFADNSAPTGSSDSGVRVVVRMRPLCKDKDEEDPIVQKISDDSVSINGQTFTFDSVADMEATQLDIFEHVGVPLVENCLAGFNSSVFAYGQTGSGKTYTMWGPANALSEENAASEQRGLTPRVFERLFARINEEQTKHSDKQLSYQCHCSFLEIYNEQITDLLDPNQRNLQIREDVKSGVYVENLTEEQVSTMKDVTRLLIKGFTNRRVGATSINSESSRSHTVFTCVVEFRCKSSVDGTSRFKTSRINLVDLAGSERQKLTGAAGERLKEAGNINRSLSQLGNLINILAEISQTGKQRHIPYRDSRLTFLLQESLGGNAKLAMICAISPAQSCRSETFSTLRFAQRAKAIKNKAVVNEVMQEDVNQLREVIRQLRDELHRIKANGYNPADSSGGHSAAWIRRSLNLLQSSLSRPLQLPCVDEDGDEEMEIDEEGVHDHDAVSCSATMLDNCNVAQNDKEQDMGKPCDDKITPSCSSSRCLNEKSSSSIVRTSFSLPVGESIGDFTGFSAPKTSSDSPSATMDCVTPDSLSIVPCDSSLLLKSPTLSISPRLSSGRKSLRMSSVVSPSENDLDVESEMGIKTENQKSSSSAAFSTQTAPNFLSKTENLAASIRHGLEILDGHRRSAAALRHSSYRFSLLPTESRLVVPANRVDVGVQTFLDDTVKEDSSVFTCSNCKNRMQVDADEADNNSNLQLVPVDCPNSSLELVPVDNLGSADKSKKHVLKAVEKVLAGSIRREMALEEFCAKQNYEIMQLNRLVSFFPLSRECNAIVAQTREDKILRLESLMDGVLPSEDFMDEEHLALVHEHKLLKEKFKNHPEVLKMQIELKRVRDELEQYQSFYKLGEREVLMEEIQSLRSQLQFYVDSSSQSGRKQYPLLQLTSSSQPRLSATLTAIPESTDEKAETDEIPESTGEERAEANEIPASSEESSEAILERERIKWTEAESRWICLSEELRAELESNRLLAEKRKQELDAERKCSEELQEAMHMAIEGHARLLEQYADLEEKHIQLLARHRNIQQGIEDVKKAASRAGVRGAESKFINALAAEISALKAEREKERRILRDENRGLQSQLKDTAEAMQAAGELLLRLKEAEEAVTTAQKRTMDAELEATKAYKQMEKLKKKHEKEISELNIQLKETRAKELMRPAYDDDIVMPIYDEPHSSSVHDLEHFDNTEDGEFEKLAEPSWFSGYDRCNI, from the exons ATGAAGCACTTCATGCTGCCCAAAAACGCGAGCCTAAGGGACGCTTCCGCCGCGGAGCTCCCCAAACAGAGGCCGAGCAACTCTCGCAAGCACAAACCCTCAAAAGAGAACGACCCTCCCTCAGATCCCAATATTTTCGCTCTCGCCGCTTCCGATTCAAAGCCTTCGCCGGCCAAATTGAAGAGCCCCCTGCCTCCAAGACCTCCTTCTTCCAATCCACTGAAGAGGAAGCTCAGCGCCGATGCTTTTGCTGACAACTCGGCCCCCACCGGATCCTCCGATTCCGGCGTTAGG GTTGTTGTGAGGATGAGGCCACTGTGCAAGGACAAGGATGAAGAGGATCCTATAGTTCAGAAGATCTCTGATGATTCGGTGTCGATCAATGGCCAGACTTTCACCTTTGATTCGGTTGCAGATATGGAAGCTACGCAG CTGGATATTTTCGAGCATGTTGGGGTGCCTCTGGTTGAGAATTGCTTGGCTGGTTTCAATAGTTCAGTGTTTGCTTATGGACAG actggGAGTGGAAAGACTTATACAATGTGGGGTCCTGCTAATGCTTTATCGGAGGAAAATGCAGCCAGCGAACAACGGGGTCTTACACCCCGTGTCTTTGAGAGACTATTTGCACGCATAAATGAA GAGCAAACTAAGCATTCAGACAAACAACTCAGCTACCAGTGCCACTGCTCTTTTCTTGAG ATATACAATGAACAAATCACGGATCTTTTAGATCCAAATCAAAGAAACCTACAG ATAAGGGAAGATGTTAAATCtggtgtttatgtagaaaatctTACGGAGGAGCAAGTGTCAACTATGAAGGATGTAACTCGGCTTTTAATAAAG GGATTCACAAACAGAAGAGTAGGTGCAACCAGTATAAATTCTGAGAGTTCTCGCTCACATACTGTTTTTACTTGTGTTGTTGAATTTCGATGCAAG AGCTCGGTAGATGGTACAAGCAGATTTAAAACAAGTAGAATCAATCTTGTTGATCTAGCTGGATCAGAAAGACAAAAATTGACTGGTGCTGCAGGGGAGCGTTTGAAGGAAGCCGGCAATATCAATAGATCACTCTCACAGCTTGG GAATCTGATAAATATTCTTGCAGAAATTTCTCAGACAGGAAAGCAGCGCCATATACCATATAGAGACTCCAGGTTGACATTTTTATTGCAGGAGTCTCTTGGAGGAAATGCAAAATTAGCAATGATTTGTGCTATTTCTCCAGCACAAAG TTGTAGAAGTGAAACTTTCAGTACACTGAGATTTGCACAACGTGCCAAAGCTATCAAGAACAAGGCAGTTGTTAATGAAGTCATGCAGGAAGATGTCAACCAATTGCGAGAAGTGATACGACAATTAAGG GATGAGCTGCATCGAATCAAAGCAAATGGTTACAATCCAGCAGACTCAAGTGGAGGTCATTCAGCAGCTTGGATTCGAAGAAGCTTGAATTTATTACAGTCTAGCCTCAGTCGGCCACTACAATTACCTTGCGTTGATGAAGATGGTGATGAAGAGATGGAGATTGATGAGGAAGGTGTTCATGACCATGATGCTGTTTCCTGCAGTGCCACTATGTTGGATAATTGCAATGTTGCACAAAATGACAAGGAGCAGGATATGGGTAAACCCTGTGATGATAAAATTACTCCTAGTTGCTCTAGCAGCAGATGCCTTAATGAAAAATCATCCAGTTCAATAGTAAGAACCAGTTTCTCACTTCCTGTAGGTGAATCCATAGGAGATTTTACTGGTTTTTCAGCCCCTAAAACGTCCAGTGATTCTCCTAGTGCTACAATGGATTGTGTCACCCCAGATAGTCTCAGCATAGTTCCATGTGATTCATCCCTATTACTTAAATCCCCAACTCTCAGTATTTCTCCTAGGCTCAGCAGTGGAAGAAAAAGTCTGCGGATGTCATCAGTGGTCTCCCCTTCTGAGAATGACCTTGATGTTGAAAGTGAGATGGGAATTAAAACTGAGAATCAGAAAAGCTCCTCATCTGCTGCCTTTTCAACTCAGACAGCTCCAAATTTCCTTTCTAAAACAGAAAACTTAGCAGCAAGCATACGCCATGGTCTTGAAATTCTTGATGGCCATCGTCGTAGTGCTGCTGCTTTGAGGCATTCATCATATAGGTTTTCATTACTACCAACAGAATCCAGATTAGTTGTTCCAGCTAACAGAGTTGATGTGGGAGTGCAGACTTTTCTTGATGATACTGTCAAAGAAGATTCTTCTGTATTCACATGTAGTAATTGTAAAAACAGAATGCAAGTTGATGCTGATGAAGCTGATAATAACTCAAACCTACAGTTGGTACCCGTTGATTGTCCTAACTCAAGCCTAGAGTTGGTACCTGTTGATAACCTTGGGTCCGCTGATAAGTCGAAGAAGCATGTTCTGAAA GCAGTAGAGAAGGTTTTGGCAGGATCTATAAGGAGAGAAATGGCACTTGAAGAATTTTGTGCAAAGCAGAACTATGAGATAATGCAGCTTAACCGCTTGGTAAGTTTCT TCCCTCTCTCAAGGGAGTGCAATGCCATAGTAGCACAAACAAGGGAAGATAAAATTCTTCGCCTTGAGAGCCTCATGGATGGTGTTTTACCCTCTGAGGACTTCATGGATGAAGAACATCTGGCCCTTGTCCATGAACACAAG CTTTTAAAGGAGAAGTTCAAGAATCATCCCGAAGTTTTGAAGATGCAGATAGAGTTAAAAAGGGTAAGAGATGAACTAGAACAGTATCAGAGTTTCTACAAATTGGGTGAGAGGGAAGTGTTGATGGAAGAAATACAAAGTTTAAGAAGCCAGCTTCAGTTTTACGTTGATTCTTCATCTCAATCTGGAAGGAAGCAATATCCCCTGTTGCAGTTAACTAGTTCCTCCCAACCTAGATTGTCAGCAACACTCACAGCCATCCCAGAGTCAACAGATGAGAAAGCTGAAACAGACGAAATTCCAGAGTCAACAGGGGAGGAGAGGGCTGAGGCCAATGAAATTCCTGCATCATCAGAGGAGAGCTCTGAAGCGATACTTGAAAGAGAAAGAATTAAATGGACTGAGGCAGAAAGCAGATGGATTTGTCTTTCTGAGGAATTGAGAGCTGAGCTTGAATCTAACAGATTGCTAGCTGAAAAGAGGAAGCAGGAATTGGATGCAGAGAGGAAGTGTAGTGAGGAACTTCAGGAAGCAATGCATATGGCTATAGAAGGCCATGCAAGGCTTCTCGAACAGTATGCAGATTTGGAAGAGAAACATATCCAATTGCTTGCGAGGCATAGAAACAttcaacaaggaattgaggatgTCAAGAAAGCAGCCTCCAGGGCAGGAGTAAGAGGTGCAGAGTCTAAGTTCATAAATGCCCTTGCTGCGGAAATTTCAGCATTAAAAgcagaaagagaaaaagaaaggcgAATCCTAAGGGATGAAAACAGAGGCCTTCAATCCCAATTGAAGGATACTGCTGAAGCAATGCAAGCTGCAGGTGAATTGCTTTTGCGGCTTAAAGAAGCAGAAGAAGCTGTCACTACTGCACAG AAACGGACAATGGATGCAGAACTGGAAGCTACAAAGGCCTATAAACAAATGGAGAAGCTTAAGAAGAAACACGAAAAGGAAATCAGTGAACTCAATATTCAGCTCAAAGAAACACGTGCGAAAGAATTGATGCGACCAGCCTATGATGATGACATTGTAATGCCCATATATGATGAGCCACATAGTAGTAGTGTTCATGATCTTGAGCACTTTGATAATACAGAGGATGGGGAGTTTGAAAAACTAGCAGAACCATCATGGTTCTCTGGCTATGATAGATGCAACATATAG